A window of bacterium HR17 contains these coding sequences:
- the levS_1 gene encoding Levansucrase, giving the protein MHWLKWIAVVALAGVLAGCGRLQTDQTTERPSRPRRQLVAAQATPPRPAATVPGAPSAPSAPAPAQSPATPVTASTASPSVPPSPQVPAATSAPAVEGKSAAPTPPSKPFSLADEARSLRAGLESLRSQFDQLAPEEIRTRLLLAAQSLSEIETRSPALVLWRTALRLEALHKGATPDVAVAKAWLMRARQWVAEEGTGLTALQSAEKALTANRWTDAVAALREAAERLNATDQLNALAQTRASLLSALEAMERHKPAVARAEVSESLKGIDRFLAAIP; this is encoded by the coding sequence ATGCACTGGCTTAAATGGATTGCTGTGGTCGCGTTGGCGGGCGTCTTGGCAGGATGTGGACGCTTGCAGACCGATCAGACGACGGAGCGACCGTCCCGCCCGCGCCGTCAATTGGTTGCGGCGCAGGCAACACCGCCGCGACCTGCGGCGACGGTGCCGGGCGCACCGAGCGCGCCGAGCGCTCCTGCGCCAGCCCAATCACCTGCAACTCCCGTAACGGCATCTACAGCATCGCCATCGGTGCCCCCCTCCCCGCAGGTGCCAGCAGCCACTTCGGCACCCGCCGTTGAAGGCAAGTCGGCGGCACCGACCCCACCGTCAAAGCCTTTTTCGCTGGCGGATGAAGCCCGTAGCCTCCGCGCCGGTCTGGAATCGCTGCGGTCACAGTTTGACCAGTTAGCGCCTGAGGAAATCCGAACGCGGCTGTTGTTGGCGGCGCAGAGTTTGAGTGAGATTGAAACCCGCTCCCCTGCGTTGGTGCTTTGGCGGACGGCGTTACGGCTGGAAGCCTTGCACAAGGGTGCGACGCCGGATGTCGCCGTCGCTAAAGCGTGGCTAATGCGGGCGCGCCAATGGGTTGCAGAGGAAGGCACCGGTTTAACTGCGCTGCAGAGCGCTGAGAAAGCCTTAACCGCCAACCGATGGACAGACGCCGTTGCCGCTCTGCGTGAGGCAGCGGAGCGGCTCAACGCCACCGACCAACTGAACGCCTTAGCCCAAACGCGTGCCAGCCTGTTGAGCGCACTGGAAGCGATGGAGCGACATAAACCTGCTGTCGCGCGGGCAGAGGTCAGTGAGAGCCTGAAAGGCATAGACCGCTTTCTGGCGGCGATTCCGTGA
- the aroF gene encoding Phospho-2-dehydro-3-deoxyheptonate aldolase, which produces MIVVLRQGATEENIQHVCEKLEDAGYQAVIWRGVERTIIGAIGVIDEDLKTQLIQQLESLPFVESAIRILRPYKLVSKEWKAEPTLVPVRDKTVGGEHLVIMAGPCSVESREQILEAAWGVKRHGADVLRGGAFKPRTSPHSFQGLGRDGLKLLKEASEATGLPVVTEVMDPRDVDAVAEVADILQIGTRNMQNFTLLREVGQLRKPVLLKRGMWATIEEWLQAAEYICVGGNPYVILCERGIRTFETYTRNTLDLSAVVAVKKLSHLPVIVDPSQATGKWDMVIPMSLASIAAGADGLIVEVHPNPERALSDGPQSLTVERFGELMEQLLPVATAVGRKLYSAHEPAAVSHETQTV; this is translated from the coding sequence ATGATCGTTGTCCTACGGCAAGGCGCCACTGAGGAGAACATTCAACATGTCTGCGAGAAGCTGGAGGATGCAGGTTATCAAGCGGTCATTTGGCGGGGCGTGGAACGGACAATTATTGGCGCCATCGGCGTCATTGACGAGGACCTCAAGACACAACTTATCCAACAGTTGGAATCCCTGCCGTTCGTGGAGAGCGCCATCCGCATTTTGCGCCCTTATAAGTTGGTCAGCAAGGAATGGAAAGCGGAGCCGACGCTGGTGCCGGTGCGAGATAAAACTGTCGGCGGCGAGCACCTTGTCATCATGGCGGGACCCTGCTCAGTGGAGAGTCGGGAGCAAATTTTGGAAGCAGCATGGGGCGTCAAGCGACACGGCGCCGATGTGTTGCGGGGTGGTGCCTTTAAGCCGCGCACTTCCCCGCATTCCTTCCAAGGTTTGGGACGCGATGGGTTGAAACTGCTGAAAGAAGCCTCGGAGGCGACAGGGCTGCCTGTCGTGACCGAAGTGATGGACCCCCGCGATGTGGATGCCGTCGCCGAGGTGGCAGACATACTTCAAATCGGGACTCGGAACATGCAAAATTTCACGCTTTTACGCGAAGTCGGTCAACTGCGCAAGCCCGTGTTGTTGAAGCGCGGGATGTGGGCGACCATTGAGGAATGGCTTCAAGCGGCGGAATACATTTGTGTCGGCGGCAACCCTTATGTCATCCTCTGCGAGCGCGGCATTCGCACCTTTGAAACATACACCCGCAACACTCTAGACCTATCTGCCGTCGTCGCCGTCAAGAAACTAAGCCATTTGCCCGTCATTGTTGACCCCAGCCAAGCGACGGGCAAATGGGATATGGTCATTCCGATGTCGCTGGCGTCCATCGCAGCCGGTGCCGACGGTCTCATCGTGGAAGTGCACCCCAACCCAGAACGGGCCCTTTCCGACGGACCGCAATCCCTTACCGTTGAACGGTTCGGAGAGTTAATGGAACAGTTGCTGCCCGTCGCCACCGCCGTCGGGCGGAAACTTTACAGCGCCCACGAACCCGCCGCTGTTTCACATGAAACACAAACCGTCTGA
- the topA gene encoding DNA topoisomerase 1 — protein sequence MARSRSSRGDKRSEGAKKAQKAAKAPQRRSAPKLIIVESPAKARTIQQIVGKEFAVESTMGHIMDLPERKFGVDVDNGFEPEYVVRPQRKEVIKRLREVARQAEEIFLASDPDREGEAIAWHVAQVVRRPDAKRIEFHEITKPAVLRALEHPRTIDENLVNAQQARRVLDRIFGYTLSPLLWQKVKRNLSAGRVQSVALRLVVEREREIQTFIPQEYWTITATLTPQDEEAPFTARLIQIGDRKVTTPERTEDASDENVDRATTAVEDDKAIVIQNQTHAQMVVALLETARYAVQRVARGERKRTPPPPFITSTLQQVASRRLGFSPTRTMRVAQQLYEGVDLGNEGTVGLITYMRTDSPRVSDVAQEQAREFIRQHFGESFLPTKPRQYKARKSAQEAHEAIRPTSVFRTPEQVRPYLDDDQFALYALIWRRFVASQMADALYDTLTVEVAAHAQSPTVADDCPKWLQGVTDFLLRATGQALRFAGWLAVYGSDEDDSEAEGINIPDLEEGELLRLLALTPQQHFTKPPARYTQATLVKALEELGIGRPSTYAPTVDTILKRGYVALQGKQLVPTPLGVLVCDRLVQFFPNLLSVGFTAQMEERLDEVEEGKRDWRETVRYFYEPFKEALEHAQQHMDRAGDAPTDQKCPLCGATMHLKVSAYGPFLACARYPECRALLPLEEGATKTCPRCGGVMVRRGNNQGHYFVCLRYPDCPSVEAGDGFALVNCPECSEGVLLPKTVRKGRMKGRVFFSCSRYPQCQFATWDRPTERPCPHCGSPLAERRSRNGATTLVCLRPDCDFVQDTEIVTHQTRESPSEP from the coding sequence GTGGCACGGTCCCGATCGTCCCGAGGGGACAAACGGTCTGAAGGCGCAAAAAAGGCGCAAAAAGCGGCAAAAGCGCCGCAGCGCCGCTCCGCCCCAAAATTGATCATCGTGGAATCGCCGGCAAAAGCGCGAACCATTCAGCAAATCGTCGGAAAAGAGTTCGCCGTGGAGAGCACGATGGGGCATATCATGGACCTGCCCGAACGCAAATTCGGCGTGGATGTGGATAACGGCTTTGAGCCTGAGTATGTCGTCCGCCCGCAACGGAAAGAGGTCATCAAACGGCTGCGGGAGGTCGCGCGCCAAGCCGAGGAGATTTTCTTGGCTTCCGACCCCGACCGCGAGGGAGAAGCCATTGCGTGGCATGTCGCCCAGGTCGTCCGCCGTCCCGATGCCAAGCGCATTGAATTTCACGAAATCACAAAGCCCGCTGTTTTAAGAGCCCTTGAGCACCCTCGCACGATTGACGAGAACCTCGTCAACGCTCAACAAGCCCGCCGTGTCTTAGACCGCATCTTCGGTTACACCCTCAGCCCTTTGCTCTGGCAAAAGGTCAAAAGAAACCTTTCTGCCGGTCGCGTCCAATCAGTCGCGTTGCGCTTGGTCGTGGAGCGCGAGCGAGAAATCCAAACCTTCATCCCGCAGGAATATTGGACGATCACCGCCACCCTGACGCCTCAAGACGAGGAGGCACCGTTCACCGCGCGCCTCATTCAAATCGGCGACCGCAAAGTCACGACGCCCGAACGGACAGAAGATGCATCGGACGAGAATGTCGACCGCGCTACAACGGCTGTGGAAGACGATAAAGCCATCGTCATCCAGAACCAAACCCACGCGCAGATGGTGGTCGCTTTGTTGGAGACGGCGCGTTACGCCGTTCAACGCGTGGCGCGGGGCGAACGCAAGCGAACGCCACCACCGCCTTTTATCACTTCCACCTTGCAGCAAGTAGCGTCCCGACGGCTGGGGTTTTCACCGACGCGCACCATGCGCGTCGCGCAACAACTTTACGAGGGCGTGGATTTGGGTAATGAGGGCACTGTGGGGTTGATCACTTACATGCGCACCGATTCGCCCCGCGTCTCTGATGTCGCCCAAGAGCAGGCGCGGGAGTTCATCCGCCAACATTTTGGGGAGAGTTTTCTACCGACCAAACCCCGCCAATACAAAGCCCGCAAATCGGCGCAAGAAGCCCACGAAGCCATTCGCCCGACTTCCGTGTTTCGCACGCCGGAGCAGGTGCGCCCTTACTTGGACGATGACCAATTTGCCCTCTACGCCTTAATTTGGCGGCGTTTTGTCGCCAGTCAAATGGCGGACGCTCTCTATGACACCCTCACCGTGGAAGTGGCTGCCCACGCGCAAAGCCCTACAGTCGCCGACGATTGCCCCAAATGGTTGCAGGGTGTGACGGACTTCCTATTGCGGGCAACGGGGCAGGCGCTGCGTTTTGCAGGGTGGTTAGCGGTTTACGGCAGCGACGAGGACGACTCGGAGGCAGAAGGAATCAACATCCCTGACCTTGAAGAAGGGGAACTGCTGCGCTTATTGGCGCTGACGCCACAACAGCATTTCACTAAGCCACCAGCCCGCTACACGCAGGCGACTTTGGTTAAAGCCTTAGAGGAATTAGGCATCGGGCGTCCGTCCACTTACGCCCCGACAGTGGACACGATTCTCAAGCGCGGCTATGTTGCCTTGCAGGGCAAACAACTGGTCCCGACCCCGTTAGGTGTTCTCGTCTGCGATCGTTTGGTGCAATTCTTCCCGAACTTGCTAAGCGTCGGGTTCACGGCACAAATGGAGGAGCGATTGGACGAAGTGGAAGAGGGCAAACGCGATTGGCGGGAGACAGTGCGTTACTTTTACGAACCCTTCAAAGAAGCCTTGGAGCACGCCCAACAGCACATGGATCGGGCAGGTGACGCCCCGACGGACCAAAAATGCCCTTTGTGTGGGGCTACCATGCACCTTAAAGTCTCGGCATACGGACCGTTTCTTGCGTGCGCGCGCTACCCAGAATGCCGAGCGCTCCTCCCGTTAGAGGAGGGCGCGACAAAAACTTGTCCGCGCTGTGGGGGTGTCATGGTGCGGCGCGGCAACAACCAAGGGCATTATTTCGTCTGCTTGCGTTACCCCGATTGCCCCTCAGTAGAAGCCGGCGACGGTTTCGCTTTGGTCAATTGCCCAGAATGTTCCGAAGGGGTCTTGCTACCCAAGACAGTGCGCAAGGGGCGGATGAAGGGGCGTGTCTTTTTCAGTTGTTCACGCTATCCCCAATGTCAGTTCGCCACTTGGGACCGTCCAACCGAACGCCCATGCCCCCACTGTGGCAGCCCGCTTGCCGAACGGCGCAGCCGAAACGGCGCTACGACCCTTGTCTGCTTGCGCCCTGATTGCGACTTCGTTCAGGACACCGAAATTGTAACGCACCAAACGCGAGAGTCGCCGTCCGAACCATAA
- the strE gene encoding dTDP-glucose 4,6-dehydratase — translation MSVLVTGGAGFIGSHLVEALLERDEEVWVLDNLSTGNLQNIWHLFDNPRFHFVEGSVLDEPVLAEAMKRCRKVYHLAAAVGVKLVVDDPLHTLETNVRGTETVLRWALRLGCKVLVASTSEVYGKDTHNGTKFSETDDITLGVALRWGYACSKALDEYLARAYWRQKGLPVVIARLFNTVGPRQSPAYGMVIPRFVRQALKGDPITVYGDGKQVRSFCYVGDTVRALIGLMETPGLEGEVFNVGNDEPITIEELARKVKEMTGSPSEIVYVPYDQAYGPDFEDIRYRVPDISKLCQAIGFAPSVSLDEILRRVIDYERARLDKASVLSS, via the coding sequence ATGTCAGTTTTGGTGACCGGCGGTGCCGGTTTTATCGGCTCGCACTTGGTGGAAGCCTTGCTGGAACGCGATGAGGAAGTGTGGGTGTTGGACAATTTGTCCACGGGCAATTTGCAAAACATCTGGCACCTATTTGACAACCCGCGCTTCCATTTCGTGGAAGGAAGTGTGTTGGATGAGCCGGTCTTAGCCGAAGCGATGAAGCGGTGCCGCAAGGTTTACCACTTGGCGGCAGCGGTCGGCGTTAAATTGGTCGTGGATGACCCGTTACACACATTGGAAACGAATGTGCGGGGCACGGAGACAGTCCTCCGCTGGGCGCTGCGGTTGGGCTGCAAGGTGCTCGTGGCGTCTACCTCGGAGGTTTACGGCAAGGACACGCACAACGGCACGAAATTCAGTGAAACCGACGACATCACGCTGGGCGTTGCTCTCCGATGGGGCTATGCGTGTTCCAAGGCGTTGGACGAATACTTAGCGCGGGCGTATTGGCGCCAGAAAGGGCTGCCGGTTGTGATCGCGCGGTTGTTCAACACGGTTGGTCCTCGTCAGAGCCCTGCCTACGGTATGGTCATTCCGCGCTTTGTTCGGCAAGCCCTCAAGGGCGATCCCATCACCGTTTACGGTGACGGCAAGCAAGTGCGCAGTTTCTGCTATGTCGGCGACACGGTGCGAGCCCTCATCGGGCTAATGGAGACGCCGGGGCTGGAAGGCGAGGTTTTTAATGTCGGCAACGATGAGCCCATCACCATAGAGGAACTGGCGCGAAAGGTCAAGGAAATGACTGGAAGCCCCTCAGAAATCGTCTATGTGCCCTACGACCAAGCCTACGGACCCGACTTTGAAGACATCCGCTACCGCGTGCCCGATATTTCCAAACTGTGCCAAGCGATCGGATTCGCACCGTCTGTCTCGCTGGACGAAATCCTGCGCCGCGTCATTGACTACGAACGCGCCCGCTTGGACAAAGCGTCGGTCCTGTCTTCATAA
- the tagO_2 gene encoding putative undecaprenyl-phosphate N-acetylglucosaminyl 1-phosphate transferase: MVGYVGLIALVATIVAVAQLRRWAVGMGWIYRPRSDRWEPKFNPHPRTIALGGGLGIAAGTLSALLLWALLNGSALWLRAMPFALGALLLGLVDDLRDCSARLKLLAQFILGVATALGVVRLAGFSDGISVPLTAFCAVALMNAVNMMDNMDGVASGLVTLAALGFALLGFLTANPLVTGAGLILAAGSFGFWLFNKPPATVFMGDTGSLLLGYLLAVLGVTATHGEYPHIAARLFAPALMVGSFWADMAFVVLWRLTHGLPLMKGDRNHLSHRLAVRFGRSEWRANFALYSLQTAFCLCGLVVALAPPLAVAITLFIALLIALVLFAALWRVVP, translated from the coding sequence ATGGTCGGTTATGTCGGGCTGATTGCGTTGGTGGCGACGATTGTCGCGGTAGCCCAACTGCGCCGATGGGCAGTGGGCATGGGGTGGATCTATCGCCCCCGATCCGACCGTTGGGAGCCGAAGTTTAACCCGCACCCTCGCACCATCGCTCTCGGCGGCGGCTTGGGTATCGCCGCAGGGACCCTGAGCGCGTTGCTGTTGTGGGCGTTGCTGAACGGCAGTGCCCTTTGGCTGCGGGCGATGCCCTTCGCCCTTGGGGCGTTGTTGCTTGGACTGGTTGATGATTTGCGGGATTGCTCCGCTCGTTTGAAGTTGCTTGCGCAGTTCATTCTTGGGGTGGCTACAGCCCTTGGAGTCGTCCGCTTGGCAGGATTTTCCGACGGGATTTCGGTGCCCTTGACCGCATTTTGTGCGGTGGCTTTGATGAACGCTGTGAACATGATGGACAACATGGATGGGGTCGCCAGCGGGTTGGTCACCCTCGCCGCCCTTGGGTTTGCCCTTTTAGGCTTTCTGACCGCTAACCCTTTGGTAACGGGCGCTGGGCTCATCCTCGCCGCCGGCAGTTTCGGTTTCTGGCTGTTCAACAAACCCCCTGCGACCGTCTTCATGGGCGACACGGGTAGCCTCTTGTTGGGCTACTTGCTGGCGGTTCTCGGAGTTACAGCGACGCATGGGGAGTATCCCCATATTGCCGCTCGCCTGTTCGCCCCTGCGTTGATGGTCGGCAGTTTTTGGGCGGATATGGCTTTCGTCGTCCTCTGGCGGCTCACGCACGGGCTGCCATTGATGAAAGGTGACCGTAACCATCTCAGCCACCGGTTAGCCGTGCGGTTCGGTCGGTCCGAATGGCGGGCGAACTTCGCCCTTTACAGTTTGCAAACGGCGTTTTGCCTTTGCGGGTTGGTTGTCGCTTTGGCACCTCCCTTAGCAGTGGCGATAACTTTATTCATTGCCCTGTTGATCGCTCTCGTCCTATTTGCCGCATTGTGGCGCGTGGTGCCGTAA
- the yveL gene encoding Putative tyrosine-protein kinase YveL, which produces MMQRTAGQTTSPHRESDLLLYFWAVSRRWPLIVLMLVLAALGAVAYMRLTPPTYEAVSLVRMRKPTPVQVFGTGTQPAPEQEMLNLNTAAQLVMTYLTAQEALDLLQKPPLRDRLSRTTREYLRLFSPQEVLQVTKTAPIEPDLVRITVHHPLPEVAAALANGLAEAFVQRLNRETRAEASNERRFIESQLQLIEGQLRQLDTTIAQVYRQLRSVDVSEETKSLIESLRTYTTDLMTVESELRSLQASIAQLRRAAARQGPVMSVQVLKEDPTVQELQRQLAMLEVDRANLVARYTPDHPAVREVDERMNALRNAINQRVGRVVKGAETVPNPSYATLQQHLMDLETRRLSAEARRQALLALLQQAQKQIEQLPEDRRRVGELNRRLQVLEQAYTSLLGRLQDAQIREASRLGNAMIADVATVPQRPVSPNLPRVALLALLAGLAAGIGAALLLEMSKSSVETTEEVRHLLNAPVLGIVPQTHTPLTQTQVAELMHSQRRAAEAIRTLRSNLKFLGRKRPFRTLVITSAVGGEGKTFLTAALGLAYAHAGYRVILVDADLRHPSLHQRFKLTDGIGLREVLEGTVSLDEALRSGPMQNLWVLPAGTPPPTPAELLDSPSMQKLLGALRERADIVLLDTPPLLAVTDAILLAPIADGFLMVVATNTPRVALTKAREQMELAEAPLLGAVLNRVTSKSMRGYYDYYGYYGAPD; this is translated from the coding sequence ATGATGCAAAGAACTGCCGGACAAACCACCTCCCCCCATCGCGAAAGTGACTTGCTGCTTTACTTTTGGGCGGTGTCCCGCCGTTGGCCGTTGATCGTGCTGATGTTGGTGTTAGCAGCCCTCGGAGCCGTCGCTTACATGCGGTTGACCCCTCCGACCTACGAAGCCGTCAGTTTGGTGCGGATGCGCAAACCGACGCCCGTCCAAGTGTTCGGAACCGGCACGCAACCGGCACCAGAACAAGAGATGCTGAACCTGAACACTGCCGCTCAATTGGTCATGACCTATTTGACAGCCCAAGAGGCATTGGATCTGCTGCAGAAACCGCCGTTGCGGGATCGGCTGAGCCGAACGACCCGCGAATACTTGCGCCTTTTCTCCCCGCAAGAGGTGTTACAAGTGACCAAAACGGCTCCGATAGAACCCGATTTGGTGCGCATCACCGTTCACCACCCGCTCCCGGAGGTCGCTGCCGCCCTCGCCAATGGGTTGGCGGAAGCCTTTGTCCAGCGGCTCAACCGTGAGACCCGTGCCGAGGCGTCTAACGAGCGCCGGTTCATTGAAAGCCAATTGCAACTGATTGAAGGGCAACTGCGGCAATTGGACACGACCATCGCGCAAGTTTACCGACAACTGCGTTCGGTTGATGTCAGCGAGGAAACTAAAAGCCTCATTGAATCGCTGCGCACTTACACGACAGATTTGATGACCGTAGAATCGGAACTGCGTTCGTTGCAAGCCAGCATCGCCCAGTTGCGCCGAGCTGCTGCCCGGCAGGGACCCGTCATGTCAGTGCAAGTCCTCAAAGAGGACCCCACTGTCCAAGAGTTACAGCGGCAGTTGGCGATGCTGGAGGTGGATCGCGCCAACTTAGTGGCTCGCTACACCCCTGACCACCCCGCCGTCAGAGAAGTGGACGAACGCATGAACGCGTTGCGCAACGCCATCAATCAGCGGGTTGGGCGCGTGGTGAAAGGCGCCGAGACCGTTCCCAACCCCAGTTACGCCACTCTGCAACAACACCTCATGGATTTGGAGACGCGCCGCTTGTCTGCGGAAGCCCGCCGGCAGGCGCTGTTAGCCCTTTTGCAGCAAGCCCAGAAACAGATTGAGCAGCTCCCTGAAGACCGCCGCCGTGTCGGTGAACTCAACCGACGGCTGCAGGTGCTGGAGCAAGCCTACACGAGCCTGTTGGGACGGTTGCAAGACGCGCAAATTCGGGAAGCGTCGCGGCTAGGCAACGCTATGATCGCGGATGTGGCGACCGTCCCGCAACGCCCCGTTTCCCCCAACTTGCCTCGTGTCGCCTTGTTGGCGCTGTTGGCAGGGTTGGCAGCAGGGATCGGCGCCGCATTGTTGCTGGAGATGTCCAAATCGTCGGTGGAGACGACGGAAGAAGTCCGGCACCTGCTGAACGCTCCGGTGCTGGGCATTGTCCCACAAACCCACACCCCATTGACCCAAACGCAGGTCGCAGAACTGATGCACTCCCAGCGCCGCGCGGCGGAAGCCATACGGACGCTGCGGTCTAACTTGAAGTTTCTGGGGCGCAAACGCCCCTTCCGCACGCTGGTCATCACCAGTGCGGTGGGGGGCGAAGGCAAAACTTTTTTGACGGCTGCGTTGGGGTTGGCTTACGCCCATGCCGGTTACCGCGTCATCCTCGTGGACGCTGACCTGCGCCACCCGAGTTTGCACCAACGGTTTAAACTCACCGACGGCATCGGGCTGCGGGAAGTGTTGGAGGGCACGGTCTCGTTAGACGAAGCCTTACGGTCAGGTCCAATGCAAAACCTATGGGTGTTGCCCGCTGGCACCCCACCGCCCACGCCAGCGGAGTTGCTGGACAGCCCATCAATGCAAAAGTTGTTGGGCGCCCTCAGAGAGCGCGCCGACATCGTCTTGTTGGATACCCCACCCCTCTTAGCCGTTACGGACGCCATCCTTTTAGCGCCGATTGCGGATGGGTTTCTGATGGTCGTTGCCACCAACACCCCTCGGGTTGCGCTAACGAAAGCCCGTGAGCAGATGGAACTGGCAGAAGCCCCTCTGTTGGGTGCTGTCCTCAATCGCGTCACGAGCAAGAGCATGCGGGGCTACTACGACTATTACGGTTACTATGGCGCGCCCGATTAA